One segment of Altererythrobacter sp. Root672 DNA contains the following:
- a CDS encoding sulfatase-like hydrolase/transferase encodes MSEPRFRQTSISATLWAKLLLLALYLGFDHAVVGERVTSLGLSTGLFAFLMLYCALVLALCAAALIRSTPLRIATAAVLAVGSVMLHSYEWATGSPLVYEAFEMMVASRGDAGDALSQHGSVLLQAIGAALVLFLAVALPPGRFALRYGLGWIVPAGAVIALAGMLYLRGGEGARALPAPFSPLAQGAIMATLRLTEEDHPRQAVGLAPGPALAAGDVVLVIDESVAANYLDINQRAGVYSGLAEGRPGISIANFGVAASVANCSAGSNRTLRFGGTRANYRRAAAEMPSIWAYAHRSGRRTVYLDGQRSGGELQNLMTPAERAEIDDFVQIGDTPVPERDHRLAQILGERLHNGIAELILVNKVGAHFPVADKFPDAAATFRPLPVRGRTEGITDIASLPGVTAASEEDWRLYRNAYRNTVAWSTGGFFDRLLPRVAGTGAVILYTSDHGQDLHERGGAGGSTHCVPDPRPEEGAVPMVVIAGSGSKVDWCASASANFDGMSHFRLFPTLLALMGYAPEQTLAFYGPTLMSATKDAYSFTPTYNASLGRDPNWRQLNRAELAVPPASDYAQMARIP; translated from the coding sequence ATGAGCGAACCGCGATTCCGCCAAACATCGATCAGCGCGACCCTGTGGGCGAAGCTGCTGCTGCTCGCGCTTTATCTCGGCTTCGACCACGCAGTCGTCGGGGAGAGGGTGACTTCGCTAGGACTCTCGACCGGGTTGTTCGCGTTCCTGATGCTCTATTGTGCGCTCGTGCTCGCGCTCTGCGCGGCGGCGCTCATCCGCTCCACGCCTCTACGAATTGCCACTGCTGCGGTTCTCGCCGTCGGCTCGGTGATGCTGCACAGCTACGAATGGGCCACCGGCTCGCCGCTGGTCTACGAGGCTTTCGAGATGATGGTCGCCTCGCGTGGCGACGCCGGTGATGCGCTAAGCCAGCATGGCAGTGTCCTGTTGCAGGCGATCGGCGCAGCCTTGGTCCTGTTCCTAGCCGTCGCCCTGCCGCCCGGCCGCTTTGCGCTTCGATATGGATTGGGCTGGATTGTTCCCGCCGGAGCCGTGATCGCGCTCGCGGGAATGCTCTATTTGCGCGGCGGCGAAGGAGCGCGGGCGCTTCCGGCGCCGTTCTCGCCACTGGCTCAAGGCGCGATCATGGCCACGCTACGGCTGACCGAAGAAGACCACCCGCGCCAGGCCGTAGGCCTGGCCCCGGGCCCGGCGCTCGCAGCAGGCGACGTGGTGCTGGTGATCGACGAGAGCGTGGCCGCCAACTATCTCGACATCAACCAGCGCGCGGGCGTCTATTCGGGTCTCGCCGAAGGCCGGCCGGGGATATCGATCGCCAACTTCGGGGTGGCCGCGTCGGTCGCCAACTGCAGCGCCGGCAGCAACCGAACGCTGCGTTTTGGTGGCACGCGCGCTAACTACCGCCGGGCTGCCGCAGAAATGCCCTCGATCTGGGCCTATGCCCACCGCTCCGGCCGCCGCACCGTCTACCTCGACGGTCAGCGCTCAGGCGGAGAGCTGCAGAACCTCATGACCCCGGCCGAACGAGCCGAGATCGACGACTTCGTCCAGATCGGCGACACGCCGGTGCCGGAACGAGACCATCGCCTGGCGCAGATCCTTGGCGAACGGCTCCACAATGGAATTGCCGAGCTGATCCTGGTCAACAAGGTCGGCGCGCACTTCCCTGTGGCGGACAAGTTTCCCGACGCCGCGGCGACGTTCCGCCCACTACCGGTCCGCGGCCGCACTGAAGGCATCACCGATATCGCCTCGCTTCCTGGCGTCACCGCCGCGAGCGAGGAGGATTGGCGGCTCTACCGAAATGCCTATCGCAACACCGTCGCCTGGAGCACTGGCGGCTTCTTCGACCGGCTGCTGCCGCGGGTGGCTGGGACCGGGGCGGTGATCCTCTACACTTCGGATCACGGACAGGACCTGCACGAGCGCGGTGGGGCGGGCGGCTCGACGCATTGCGTTCCGGATCCGCGGCCGGAGGAAGGCGCCGTGCCGATGGTGGTGATCGCAGGCTCGGGTTCGAAAGTGGACTGGTGCGCCTCTGCCTCAGCCAACTTCGATGGCATGAGCCACTTCCGTTTGTTCCCCACGCTGCTGGCGTTGATGGGCTACGCCCCGGAGCAAACCCTGGCATTCTACGGTCCGACGCTGATGTCGGCGACAAAGGACGCCTACAGCTTCACCCCGACTTACAACGCCTCTCTGGGGCGTGATCCCAACTGGCGCCAACTCAACCGGGCCGAGCTGGCAGTGCCTCCGGCAAGCGATTACGCGCAGATGGCGCGCATACCCTGA
- the glpX gene encoding class II fructose-bisphosphatase, translated as MPSSKTAATGSVLDRVLVLEMVRVTEAAAIAASGLIGRGDEKAADAAAVEAMRRAFDDLYIDGTVVIGEGERDEAPMLYIGERVGGAPDKGPKIDIALDPLEGTTITAKAGANALAVLAAAEKGCLLNAPDVYMEKLAVGPGYPPGVIDLTKPARENIAAVAQAKGVAPNELIACVLDRPRHAALIAELREIGCGIQLIPDGDVAGVIATTDPDTTIDIYMGSGGAPEGVLAAAALRCVGGQFNGRLLFRNDDERGRARKLGIENLDRIYLLEDLAKGDCIFAATGVTDGSLLEGVKRRRGLMTTESVVMRASTGTVRWVKTEHRTD; from the coding sequence ATGCCCTCCAGCAAGACCGCCGCCACCGGCAGTGTCCTCGACAGGGTGCTAGTGCTTGAAATGGTCCGCGTGACTGAAGCTGCCGCGATCGCTGCGTCGGGCCTGATCGGCCGGGGTGACGAGAAAGCCGCCGATGCCGCCGCGGTGGAGGCGATGCGCCGGGCTTTCGACGATCTCTACATCGATGGCACCGTCGTCATCGGCGAGGGCGAGCGCGACGAGGCGCCGATGCTGTATATCGGCGAGCGCGTCGGCGGCGCCCCGGACAAGGGGCCGAAGATCGACATTGCGCTCGACCCTCTCGAAGGTACGACGATCACCGCCAAGGCCGGGGCCAATGCGTTGGCCGTGCTCGCCGCCGCTGAAAAGGGCTGCCTGCTCAACGCGCCTGACGTCTACATGGAAAAGCTTGCCGTCGGGCCGGGCTATCCCCCTGGGGTGATCGACCTGACCAAGCCTGCCCGCGAAAACATAGCGGCCGTGGCCCAGGCCAAGGGCGTCGCACCCAACGAACTGATCGCCTGCGTGCTCGATCGTCCCAGGCACGCCGCCCTCATTGCCGAGCTGCGCGAGATCGGTTGCGGCATTCAGTTGATTCCTGACGGCGACGTCGCGGGGGTCATCGCCACAACCGATCCCGACACGACGATCGATATCTACATGGGTTCAGGTGGTGCTCCAGAGGGGGTGCTGGCGGCTGCGGCCCTGCGTTGCGTTGGCGGCCAGTTCAACGGGCGCCTGCTATTTCGCAATGACGATGAAAGAGGCCGCGCCCGCAAACTGGGCATCGAGAACCTCGACCGGATCTACTTGCTGGAAGACCTGGCGAAGGGCGATTGCATCTTCGCCGCCACGGGCGTCACCGACGGTTCACTGCTCGAAGGCGTCAAGCGCCGCCGTGGCCTGATGACTACCGAAAGCGTGGTGATGAGGGCCAGCACCGGGACCGTGCGCTGGGTGAAGACCGAACACCGAACCGATTGA
- a CDS encoding homoserine dehydrogenase, producing MTASHDTSPLRIALAGLGTVGGGVIRLLETNADLIARRGGRPIEIVAVCARDRTKDRGVDLSLYPWEDDMALLAEREDVDVVVELVGGSDGPALALARRALAAGKGLVTANKAMIAHHGMELAAAAESAGVSLKFEAAVAGGIPVIKGLREGAAANAVSRVYGILNGTCNYILSTMEKSGRDFGEVLGEAQALGYAEADPSFDIEGVDAAHKLAILSAIAFGSRVDLEAMEIDGITRIRSADIAQAAALGYVIRLIGIADRDGAGDGLFQRVQPCLVPRSHPLAAVDGPTNAVVVEGNFSGRLLFQGAGAGDGPTASAVVADLIDIARGVATPPFSVPVAALETLDPADPGHRLSSTYLRFTVTDRPGVLAEITAAMRDAGVSIESLIQHGRHEEGGEVLVAMVTHEGPESGVARALALLEGSASLTEPPLVMRLLG from the coding sequence ATGACCGCATCGCATGACACATCGCCGCTGAGGATCGCCCTGGCCGGTCTCGGGACGGTGGGCGGCGGCGTCATTCGCCTGCTGGAGACCAACGCCGACCTGATCGCGCGTCGCGGCGGTCGGCCGATCGAGATCGTCGCCGTCTGCGCTCGCGACCGCACCAAGGACCGCGGGGTCGACCTGTCGCTCTATCCCTGGGAAGACGACATGGCGCTGCTGGCAGAGCGCGAAGACGTAGACGTCGTAGTCGAGCTCGTGGGCGGATCCGACGGCCCGGCCCTGGCATTGGCCCGTCGCGCGCTGGCAGCGGGCAAGGGACTGGTCACGGCCAACAAGGCCATGATCGCCCACCACGGGATGGAGCTTGCAGCCGCCGCCGAGTCGGCCGGCGTTTCCCTCAAGTTCGAAGCCGCGGTTGCAGGCGGCATTCCGGTGATCAAGGGCCTGCGCGAAGGGGCCGCGGCCAACGCCGTGTCGCGGGTCTACGGAATCCTCAACGGCACCTGTAACTACATCCTCTCGACGATGGAAAAATCAGGCCGCGACTTTGGCGAGGTGCTCGGCGAAGCGCAGGCGCTCGGTTATGCCGAAGCCGACCCGAGCTTCGACATCGAAGGCGTCGATGCCGCGCACAAGCTGGCGATTCTCTCCGCGATTGCTTTCGGCAGCCGTGTCGATCTCGAAGCGATGGAGATCGACGGCATCACCCGCATCCGCAGCGCCGACATCGCCCAGGCGGCGGCGCTGGGCTACGTCATCCGCCTGATCGGGATCGCCGATCGCGATGGGGCGGGGGACGGCCTGTTCCAGCGCGTCCAGCCGTGCCTGGTGCCGCGCAGCCATCCGCTCGCTGCGGTTGATGGACCGACCAATGCGGTCGTGGTCGAAGGGAATTTCTCCGGGCGCCTGCTTTTCCAAGGTGCAGGCGCTGGCGATGGTCCGACGGCGAGCGCCGTGGTGGCCGACCTGATCGACATCGCCCGGGGCGTCGCGACGCCGCCGTTCTCGGTGCCGGTCGCTGCGCTGGAAACACTCGATCCAGCCGATCCCGGCCACCGCCTGAGCAGCACTTACTTGCGCTTCACCGTCACCGACCGCCCAGGCGTGCTGGCCGAGATTACCGCCGCCATGCGTGACGCCGGGGTCTCGATCGAAAGCCTGATCCAGCATGGCCGCCACGAGGAGGGCGGCGAGGTGCTGGTGGCGATGGTCACGCACGAAGGTCCGGAAAGCGGCGTTGCCCGTGCGCTGGCCCTGCTCGAAGGTTCGGCCAGCCTTACGGAACCGCCGCTGGTGATGCGCCTGTTGGGCTAA
- a CDS encoding energy transducer TonB, which produces MAYADQQMSGSKIIAIIVVALIHVALGYVLITGLAYSAAKKLVERVTTVDIEEPPPPEEEPPPPPPDEVRPPPPVAPPPPINISVSPPPIQTVTTPPPPAPVVPRAAPPAPPPPPPAPSQARGATPDGQGRWAARIQENYPARAIRDETEGRVGVRVTIGANGRVTGCSVTNSSGSSVLDDAACEGMTRFARYNPALDNDGNPTTGSASTTIVYQLSR; this is translated from the coding sequence ATGGCTTACGCTGACCAACAGATGAGCGGTAGCAAGATTATCGCAATCATCGTCGTTGCCCTTATCCACGTTGCTCTTGGCTATGTGCTCATTACGGGCCTTGCATACTCTGCGGCTAAGAAGCTGGTCGAACGTGTGACCACCGTGGATATCGAGGAACCGCCGCCGCCGGAGGAAGAACCGCCGCCGCCGCCGCCAGATGAGGTACGGCCGCCGCCCCCGGTTGCGCCGCCGCCGCCAATCAACATTTCGGTTTCGCCGCCGCCGATCCAAACGGTAACCACGCCGCCGCCTCCGGCGCCCGTGGTCCCTCGTGCGGCTCCGCCGGCACCGCCGCCACCGCCGCCCGCGCCTTCACAGGCTCGTGGGGCGACGCCGGACGGTCAGGGTCGTTGGGCAGCGCGTATTCAGGAAAACTATCCTGCCCGCGCCATCCGCGACGAAACAGAAGGACGTGTCGGCGTCAGGGTCACAATCGGCGCGAACGGCCGTGTGACCGGCTGCAGCGTCACCAACTCCAGCGGGTCGAGCGTGCTCGACGATGCGGCCTGCGAAGGCATGACCCGCTTCGCCCGCTACAACCCTGCTTTGGATAATGACGGCAACCCGACCACGGGTTCGGCCAGCACGACCATCGTCTATCAGCTGAGCAGATAA
- a CDS encoding MotA/TolQ/ExbB proton channel family protein — MLIDILAAAAGEAAPQTKFGFMEAMEQGGAIAWSILTVLVIMSVGSFYILITKLLEQNRILSQYKHIRGGFWRANTLAEGASKLDKNSAWRQLVDDGLAAESQHSKMTDSLEAHDWLHGSLDRSENSINARLASGLPFLATVGATAPFVGLLGTVIGIYRALINIGIAGSASIDKVAGPVGEALIMTAIGLLVAVPAVLAYNWLQSRNKRIAELLAGFSTDLLANITSRGVVKPALAAAAPAKAAAPAAARPAAPAATTKA; from the coding sequence ATGCTTATTGACATCCTGGCCGCGGCCGCCGGCGAAGCGGCTCCGCAGACCAAGTTCGGCTTCATGGAAGCCATGGAACAGGGCGGCGCGATCGCCTGGTCCATTCTGACGGTCCTCGTGATCATGTCGGTTGGATCGTTCTACATCCTGATCACCAAGCTGCTGGAGCAGAACCGCATCCTGAGCCAGTACAAGCATATCCGCGGCGGCTTCTGGCGCGCGAACACCCTCGCCGAGGGCGCGTCGAAGCTCGACAAGAACAGCGCATGGCGCCAGCTCGTTGACGACGGCCTCGCCGCCGAAAGCCAGCACTCCAAGATGACCGACTCGCTCGAAGCGCACGACTGGCTGCACGGCTCGCTCGATCGCTCGGAGAACTCGATCAACGCGCGTCTCGCCAGCGGCCTGCCGTTCCTCGCCACCGTCGGTGCGACTGCACCGTTCGTTGGTCTGCTCGGTACCGTTATCGGCATCTACCGCGCGCTCATCAACATCGGCATCGCCGGTTCGGCCTCGATCGACAAGGTCGCGGGTCCGGTCGGCGAAGCGCTGATCATGACCGCCATCGGCCTGCTCGTCGCGGTGCCGGCGGTGCTCGCCTACAACTGGCTGCAGAGCCGCAACAAGCGGATCGCCGAGCTCCTCGCGGGCTTCTCGACCGACTTGCTCGCCAACATCACCTCGCGTGGTGTGGTGAAGCCGGCCCTGGCCGCTGCCGCTCCGGCGAAGGCTGCCGCTCCGGCTGCTGCCCGTCCGGCCGCTCCGGCTGCGACCACCAAGGCCTGA
- a CDS encoding ExbD/TolR family protein codes for MSDINTTPLVDVMLVMLIIFLIAVPVAMQTVEKLEIPIIASQESKDKVENLLLTVTTTDESGRTPGTIRTDYTGAYRGGECRVFFNNTTPVDSTELYDEAFKRLDAIVQRAGGIEALVANPETIPQVHIRADVNTPWRCVAGAIYNIQAAGYPTVGFISNPVDPNA; via the coding sequence ATGTCAGACATCAACACCACGCCCCTCGTGGACGTGATGCTGGTTATGCTGATCATCTTCCTTATTGCGGTTCCGGTCGCCATGCAGACGGTCGAGAAGCTTGAAATCCCGATCATCGCGTCGCAGGAATCGAAGGACAAGGTCGAGAACCTTCTCCTCACGGTTACGACGACCGACGAATCAGGCCGGACTCCAGGCACGATCCGCACGGATTACACCGGCGCCTATCGCGGCGGTGAATGCCGGGTGTTCTTCAACAACACCACCCCGGTGGATTCGACCGAGCTGTACGACGAGGCTTTCAAGCGTCTCGATGCAATTGTGCAGCGTGCGGGCGGGATCGAGGCGCTCGTCGCCAATCCCGAGACGATTCCGCAGGTTCACATTCGCGCCGACGTGAACACCCCGTGGCGCTGCGTCGCGGGTGCGATCTACAACATCCAGGCGGCCGGTTACCCGACCGTCGGCTTCATCTCCAACCCGGTCGATCCGAACGCCTAA
- a CDS encoding ExbD/TolR family protein, translating into MAMSGGKDDGAPMMEMNMTPLIDVLLVLLICFIMSIPVATHSVDIDLPVPNPNPPPDMVDPVKNKIVLTPANEILWNGAPIDQGTLVANLQTSRTFAVEPELQFEPEALASYDLSAKVLNIIKASGVTKFGFVGNDKYRVFGK; encoded by the coding sequence ATGGCGATGTCCGGCGGCAAAGACGACGGCGCCCCGATGATGGAAATGAACATGACGCCGTTGATCGACGTCCTGCTCGTGCTCCTCATCTGTTTCATCATGTCTATCCCTGTGGCCACCCACTCGGTCGATATCGACCTTCCGGTGCCCAACCCGAACCCTCCGCCAGACATGGTGGATCCGGTTAAGAACAAGATCGTTCTGACGCCGGCCAACGAGATCCTGTGGAACGGTGCGCCGATCGACCAGGGTACGTTGGTGGCCAATCTGCAGACCTCGCGGACCTTCGCGGTCGAGCCGGAACTGCAGTTTGAACCGGAAGCCCTCGCGAGCTACGATCTGTCGGCCAAAGTGCTGAACATCATCAAGGCTTCGGGCGTGACCAAGTTCGGCTTCGTCGGGAACGACAAATATCGAGTGTTCGGCAAGTAG
- a CDS encoding ExbD/TolR family protein, whose protein sequence is MSFATSSAGEPLREINTTPLIDVLLVLLVMIVLTIPVATHSLEYNLPSGEVTGAQPNPITNVLEITPEGTLVWNGRPTDEPGLVTLLGQVRAMKPEPEVQFRPDANASYRASARVLQIVKASGVTKFGFVGNEKYGTFSRGN, encoded by the coding sequence ATGTCTTTCGCAACCTCAAGCGCCGGGGAACCGCTCCGCGAGATCAACACGACGCCACTCATTGACGTCTTGCTCGTGCTGCTGGTGATGATCGTGCTGACCATTCCGGTCGCAACCCATTCGCTGGAGTACAACCTACCCAGTGGGGAGGTGACGGGCGCCCAGCCCAATCCGATCACAAACGTTCTGGAGATCACACCAGAAGGAACCCTGGTCTGGAATGGCCGCCCAACCGACGAGCCCGGCCTCGTCACGTTGTTGGGCCAAGTGCGGGCGATGAAGCCTGAGCCTGAAGTTCAGTTCCGACCCGACGCCAACGCCAGCTACCGTGCCTCGGCCCGTGTCCTCCAAATCGTGAAAGCCTCTGGGGTCACCAAGTTCGGGTTTGTCGGCAACGAAAAGTACGGCACCTTCTCCCGCGGCAACTGA
- a CDS encoding ligase-associated DNA damage response DEXH box helicase, protein MSASQVPPELTQWFTGRGWRVRRHQAEMLAASDAGSHALLVADTGAGKTLAGFLPTLAAFCPSRGAIPPDGLHTLYVSPLKALAHDVQRNLLAPVEEIGLPIRIETRSGDTPSDRKKRQRSRPPHVLLTTPESLSLLLSYPDSFELFAGLKRVVIDEVHAFATGKRGDLLALALSRLQAIAPDLRRTALSATVADPEGFRAWLAPWGEIDSVELVEGERGAPPEVEILLPEGASVPWGGHAAIWAIPQLYDAIRRNRTTLVFTNTRFLAEYIFQELWNANEDNLPIAIHHGSLSKEARRKVEGAMARGELRALVATASLDLGVDWGDIDCVVQMGAPKGSSRLLQRIGRANHRLDQPSRALLVPGNRFEFLEAQAAKDAVDQGQRDGEDFRPGGLDVLAQHVMACACAAPFEERALRAEVRSSLAYAWIDEMVWERVLTFVSTGGYALRAYDKFKRITRDEDGTWRLTHHEHAQRHRMNAGIIVDSEMIEIRFRNGRALGKVEEAFAASLRSGDTFRFAGLDLEVESLRDLDLIVRAARKSATIPSYMGLRLPLTTHLADRVRAILIDRAGWARFPDDVREWLEVQDWRSQLPGPETLLVESFPHARRHYTVYYTFTGWNANQSLGMLITKRMEEMGLLPGGFVANDYSLAVWGLKPVADPARLLSPDILTHEFMDWVQNSHLLRRAFREVAVISGLVERQHPGKRKSGKQVTFSTDLIYDVLRKYEPDHLLIEAAWADARARMTDIGRLGDLLDTAAERLVHVELERVSPLAVPVMVMIGWESVPQGAVDEELLLEAESLAGMAMGAGRQADEMDEA, encoded by the coding sequence ATGAGCGCCTCGCAAGTCCCTCCAGAACTCACTCAGTGGTTTACAGGCCGCGGTTGGCGAGTACGCCGGCACCAGGCGGAAATGCTCGCGGCGAGCGATGCGGGGAGCCATGCGCTGCTCGTCGCCGATACAGGCGCCGGCAAGACCCTGGCCGGTTTTCTGCCGACCCTGGCCGCGTTTTGCCCCAGCCGGGGGGCCATTCCGCCTGATGGCTTGCACACGCTCTACGTCTCGCCGCTGAAGGCGCTGGCGCATGACGTGCAGCGGAACCTCCTCGCCCCGGTCGAGGAGATCGGCTTGCCGATCCGGATCGAGACTCGCAGTGGCGACACCCCCTCTGACCGCAAGAAGCGTCAGCGCAGCCGGCCACCGCACGTCCTCCTGACGACACCAGAATCGCTGTCGCTCTTGCTCAGTTATCCGGACAGCTTCGAACTCTTCGCTGGCCTCAAGCGCGTGGTCATCGACGAGGTCCATGCTTTCGCCACAGGCAAGCGCGGCGACTTGCTCGCCCTCGCGCTAAGCCGGCTGCAGGCGATCGCGCCCGACCTGCGCCGCACCGCGCTGTCGGCGACGGTTGCAGACCCCGAAGGTTTCCGCGCCTGGCTGGCGCCGTGGGGCGAGATCGATTCGGTCGAGTTGGTCGAGGGAGAGCGAGGCGCGCCGCCCGAGGTCGAAATTCTCCTGCCGGAAGGAGCGAGCGTTCCCTGGGGTGGGCATGCGGCGATTTGGGCGATTCCGCAGCTCTACGACGCGATCCGGCGCAACCGCACCACGCTGGTCTTCACCAACACCCGCTTCCTGGCGGAGTACATCTTCCAGGAGCTGTGGAACGCGAACGAGGACAACTTGCCAATCGCGATCCACCATGGCTCGCTGTCGAAGGAGGCCCGGCGCAAAGTCGAAGGGGCGATGGCGCGGGGAGAACTGCGCGCGCTGGTGGCGACCGCCAGCCTCGACCTGGGGGTCGACTGGGGCGATATCGACTGTGTGGTGCAGATGGGGGCGCCCAAGGGGTCCTCGCGCCTGTTGCAGCGGATTGGGCGGGCCAACCACCGGCTCGATCAACCGAGCCGTGCGCTGCTGGTGCCTGGCAACCGTTTCGAGTTTCTCGAGGCCCAGGCCGCCAAGGACGCCGTTGACCAGGGCCAGCGCGATGGTGAGGATTTTCGGCCTGGCGGGCTCGACGTGCTCGCGCAGCATGTCATGGCCTGCGCCTGCGCGGCACCGTTCGAGGAGCGCGCGCTGCGCGCCGAAGTGCGTTCAAGCCTGGCCTACGCGTGGATCGACGAAATGGTGTGGGAGCGGGTGCTGACGTTCGTCTCCACCGGGGGATACGCGCTTAGAGCTTACGACAAGTTCAAGCGCATCACCCGCGACGAAGACGGAACCTGGCGGCTAACCCATCACGAACATGCCCAGAGGCATCGGATGAACGCGGGGATCATCGTCGATTCGGAGATGATCGAGATCCGTTTCCGCAACGGGCGCGCGCTCGGCAAGGTCGAGGAGGCGTTTGCCGCCTCGCTTCGGTCCGGCGACACATTTCGCTTCGCCGGATTGGACTTGGAGGTCGAAAGCCTGCGCGATCTCGACCTGATCGTGCGCGCCGCCCGGAAGTCGGCGACGATCCCGAGCTACATGGGGCTCCGCCTGCCGCTGACTACGCACCTGGCCGATCGGGTCCGCGCGATTCTGATCGACCGGGCGGGTTGGGCGCGTTTCCCGGACGATGTGCGCGAGTGGCTGGAAGTGCAGGACTGGCGTTCGCAACTGCCGGGTCCCGAAACGCTGCTGGTCGAGAGCTTCCCGCACGCCCGCCGGCACTACACGGTCTACTACACATTCACCGGTTGGAACGCGAACCAGTCACTCGGGATGCTGATCACCAAGCGGATGGAGGAGATGGGGCTGCTGCCTGGCGGGTTCGTGGCGAATGACTATTCGCTGGCGGTCTGGGGGCTGAAGCCGGTTGCCGATCCGGCGCGGCTCTTGTCGCCCGATATCCTGACCCATGAATTCATGGACTGGGTGCAGAATTCGCACCTCCTGCGCCGGGCCTTTCGTGAGGTGGCGGTCATCTCGGGCCTAGTAGAGCGGCAGCATCCTGGAAAGCGCAAGAGCGGCAAACAGGTCACCTTCTCGACCGACCTGATCTACGACGTGCTGCGCAAGTACGAACCCGACCATCTGCTGATCGAGGCTGCTTGGGCCGATGCTCGAGCGCGGATGACCGATATCGGGCGGCTCGGCGATCTTCTCGACACTGCTGCGGAGCGGCTGGTGCACGTCGAACTCGAACGGGTCAGCCCGCTCGCTGTCCCGGTCATGGTGATGATTGGCTGGGAGAGCGTGCCGCAGGGGGCGGTCGACGAGGAACTGTTGCTCGAGGCCGAGTCGCTTGCCGGCATGGCTATGGGAGCCGGCCGGCAAGCGGATGAGATGGACGAGGCTTGA
- a CDS encoding BON domain-containing protein, with translation MADQSYRRGSRDRHDRDRNYNRQAEQFDSTDRSWLNEERNYSQFGDSSHDEDYGRSGQPDQRFGRDWSRQDNRRGGESPRYGRGGYRDTVDSFDTFPADDFGSRGLGGSHFGQSRYGAGSQLAAGRGEWRERPDWNEQNERGWFDRASDEVASWFGDEAAHHRRELYDHRGRGPAGYTRSDERILEDVNDELTEDWRVEASKVQVTVNAGEVTLDGTVPTRAQKRRAEDCVEDLSGVRHVQNNLRVEEASAWDRNNSSETIRS, from the coding sequence ATGGCAGACCAGTCCTACCGACGCGGCTCACGAGACCGACACGACCGCGACCGCAACTACAACCGCCAGGCCGAACAGTTTGATAGCACTGACCGCTCGTGGCTCAATGAAGAGCGCAATTACAGCCAGTTCGGCGATTCCTCGCACGACGAGGACTATGGCAGGTCCGGGCAACCTGACCAGCGCTTTGGCCGCGACTGGAGCCGGCAGGACAATCGCCGCGGCGGCGAATCCCCCCGGTACGGCCGGGGCGGGTATCGCGACACCGTCGACAGCTTCGACACTTTCCCCGCGGATGACTTTGGTAGCCGCGGCTTGGGCGGGTCGCACTTTGGCCAGAGCCGCTACGGCGCCGGGAGCCAACTGGCAGCCGGCCGTGGAGAGTGGCGCGAGCGACCGGACTGGAATGAACAAAACGAGCGGGGCTGGTTCGACCGGGCGAGCGACGAGGTCGCCAGTTGGTTTGGCGACGAGGCAGCGCACCATCGTCGCGAACTCTACGATCACCGGGGCCGTGGCCCTGCGGGATACACTCGCTCCGACGAGCGCATCCTTGAGGACGTCAACGATGAACTGACCGAAGACTGGCGCGTCGAGGCCAGCAAGGTCCAGGTCACCGTCAACGCCGGAGAGGTCACGCTGGACGGCACAGTGCCGACCCGTGCGCAGAAGCGCCGCGCGGAAGATTGCGTGGAAGACCTTTCAGGCGTGCGCCACGTGCAGAACAACCTGCGCGTTGAAGAGGCGAGCGCCTGGGACCGCAATAACAGCTCTGAAACAATCAGGAGCTAA